A stretch of DNA from Trueperaceae bacterium:
GCGGCTCCGCGCCAGTCCGCGCAACGACATGAGCGGCTCAAGGACCTTCTCGATCTTGGCCCCGACGTCGATCCCGACGTCGTCGAGGAGCGCAAGCGGCCCCAGCGGGAAGCCGTAGCCCACCATGGCCGCCTCGAGCGCGTGTGGGTCGGAGCCTTCGTCCAGCGCGCGCATGGCCTCCGCGATGTAGACGGAGAGTACGCGCGTCGTGTAGAAGCCCGGGCCGTCGTTGACGACGATCGTAGTCTTGCCCTGACGCGCGCCGACGTAGAAGGCGGTCGCCGTGGCCCAGTCGGCCGTGCGATCGGCGACGACTATCTCGAGCAGCGGCATCTTCGGCACCGGGGAGAAGTAGTGCATCCCGATGACCGCCTCGGGGTGCACCGCGCCCTCGGCGATCTCGGCGATGCGGATGGCCGAGGTGTTGGAGGCGAACACGTGCCGCTCGCCGGCGGTAGCGCGCTCGACCTCGGAGAGCACCTTCCGCTTCAGGCTCGGCTCCTCGAGCACGGCCTCGATGGTCAGCCGCGCGCCCGAGACCTTGGAGTAGTCGTCTATCGGAACGACGCGCTCGACGAGCTGGTCGCGCTCGAACGCCGTGCGGCCGTTGCCGACGCGCGCCGACAGGCCGCGATAGACGCTCGCCTTGCCCTTGAGCGCGAGCTCCGGGTCGCGGTCCTTCAGGAGTACCCGCAGGCCACCGGCGGCGGACACTTCCGCGATGCCCGAGCCCATGAGGCCCGCGCCGAGCACCGCCACCGTCTCGACAGGCAGCGCCTCGCCCCTGAAGGGGTTCTTCTTGGCCGCCGTCTGTGCGAAGAACAGGTGGATGAGGGCGCGCGCCTCCGACGTGAACAGCAGCCGCGCGAAGCCGGCGGCGCTCTCGGCGAAGCCGGCCTGCCGACCTCCCCGCGCGACGGCGGTGAGCGAGCGCAGGATCTCGTCGACAGCCGGGTAGTTGCCGTGCGTGCGCTCGAGCGCCCTCGAACGGGCCTGCCGCAGCACCAGCTCGCGTCCGGGGCGCGTCTCCAGCGCCCACCAGACGACCGAGCGCTTGACCGCGCGCGGCTTCAGCTTGCCCGAAGCGAGCCCCTGAGCCGCCGCGACCGCCGCCGCTAGCAGCCCCTCCGGGTGCACGAGCGCGTCCACCAACCCGGCCCTCAGCGCCTGGCGCGGGAACAGGTTGCGGCCGCTTAGGATCATGTCCGCCGCTTGCGCAAGGCCGACGCGCTCCGGCAGCCTGACGCAGCCTCCCAGCCCCGGCAGCAGCCCGAGTTGCACCTCGGGCAGACCGATGCGGGTGCCTGAGCCGGTGCCGGCCAGGCGGTAGCGCATCGCCATCACCAGCTCGGTGCCGCCGCCGAGGCAGGCGCCGTCGATCGCGGCCACGAGCGGCTTGCCGCAACCTTCGATGCGGTCGAGCAGGGAGTTGCCTTGGCGGATCGCCGCCTCGACCTCGGCCGGCGAGGCGTAGTCGAGGAAGGCCGACACGTCGGCCCCGGCCAGGAACGAACCCGGCCGCGAACTGCACAGCACGGCGCCGATCACGCCCGGGTCCGCGACCAGCTCCTCGACCGCTTGCGAGAGCGCGCCCAGCAGCGCGGTATCGAGCAGGTTGACCGGGCGCGCCGGCTGGTCGACGACGAGCAGCGCGACATCGCCGCGCCGCTCGACACGCAGCCCCGAGGATGCCGCGTCCGACGGCCTCACGGCGCACCTCTCGGCAGACGCTCGCTCACCGGCGCGCGACCGGCGCGCGCTGCCATGCGTCTCGCGGCGGCGCAGGGCTGGTCCCCGTCGGGGAGGGGCCCGGTGTTACCCCGAGTCAGCGCGTGCCAGACGTGATCGCCGATCAGTACGGGAGGGAGGCTCGCCGGCCCGGTGTCGCCCGAGAGGCTCGCGGCGTGAGCTTTTTCCGCGCGCATACCGTCCATTACAGCAATATCGTATGCCTCAAGTGAAAGCTCGCGTCGCGAAGTTATTCGAGAACCCGTTCTTGCGGCGGGTCGGCTGGCACCTCAGGCGGCTGTCGGATCAGATGGAGGCGGGCTTCTTCAGGTCCCTCCTGATCGGGCTCGTCGTCATCCTGCTGTTCATCTCGCTGATCGTATGGGCGTTCGAGACGGATCACACGCTGGCCGTCTTCGGCGCCTCGTTCTACTGGGCGGCGACCACCGTGCTCGGCCAGGGCGACGCCTCGTTCGCGTCCGGACCCGTCGGCTGGGTGATGGGGTGGCTGTTGGGGCTGTTCGGCGTCGCGATAGTCGCGACCATCACCGGCGCGCTGGTCGGGTTCATGATCGATTTCCTCCTCAAGGAAGGGCAAGGCATGGGTGCATCCGGTTACAGGGGCCACATCGTCGTCTGCGGTTGGAACGCGACGGCTCGCAACCTCATCGAGGAGCTGAAGGAGGACGAGTACGGCGGCCGCGTCGTGCTCGTCTACGACTCCGAGAAGAGCCCCGCCGGCGACGGCATCTACTTCGTGCGCGGCTCCGACACGTCGGAGGCCGACCTGAAACGCGCCGGGATCGAGCATGCTCGCTCGGCCATCGTGTGCCCTTCCGACGGAACGGACGAGGCCGACATGCACTCGATACTCGTCGTGCTCGCCATCGAGTCGGTGGCGCCCGAGGTGCGCACCGTCGTCGAGGTCAACAACCCGAAGCACACTCAGCACTTCCGCCGCGCCCACGTCGACGAGTTCCTCGTCACGTCGGTCCTGTCCTCGCATCTGCTGGCCAGGTCGGCGATGTACCCGGGGCTCTCCGAACTCGTCACCGACATCGTCTCGGGCGGCGAGGGCTCGGAACTCTACCGGGTCGAGCTGCCGGACGACTGCGTCGACAAGCCGATAGACGAGGTCTCCGCCTGGCTGCGCAGGACCCACGCCGCCACCCTGCTCGCGGTGGCGCGCGAGGGCGTCACGCACACCAACCCGGCCGCCGACTTCAAGCTCGCTGCCGGCGACGACCTGGTGGTGCTGGCGGAGTCGCTCGGTAAGCTCACGCCGTACGAGCGCGCGGCGGCGCCGGCTTGAGCCCCGCCGCCTAGCGCGGTCCCGGTCCAGCCCGGAGGCCGCCTGCCATGCTCACGAGCCCACCCGCTCGAGGAGTAGCGCATGCCCCTGCCCGCCCGCGGCGCACGCCGCCACGAGCGCGAACCGCCCGCCCTCCACGTTCAGGCGGTGCGCGGCCGTGCCCACGAGGCGCGCGCCCGTTGCGCCGAACGGGTGGCCTAGGGAGACGGAGCCGCCCCACGGGTTCACCTTGTCCATGTCCACCTCGGTCGTGAAGGCGCCCGCGAGGCCCAGCCGCTCCCGGCCGAACGCGGCGCTCTCCAAGGCGCGCAGGACGGCCAACACCTGACCGGCGAAGGCCTCGTGGAGCTCGACGACGTCGATGTCGCTCCACGCCAGCCCGTTGCGGGCGAGCAGCCGCGGGATGGCGTAGGCGGGCCCGAGCAGCAACTCGTCCTTGGGGTCCTGCGCCACGAACACGAAGTCGCGGACCCGCGCCAGGTTCGTGCGCCCCTCGGCAACCGCCCGCTCCTCGGCCATCACGAGCACGGCCGCGGCCCCGTCGGTCAGCGGGCTCGCGTTGCCCGCGGTGACGGTGCCGAACGGCTTGACGAAGGCAGGCGGCAACTTCGCCAGGCGCTCCAAGCTCGTGTCCTCCCGCACGCCGTTGTCGACCGCCACGACCTGCCCCTTGGGAGGCACGGCCACGGGCACGATCTCCTCCGCCAGCCGCTCGCGGTGCGCCGCCGCGCCCTGGTGGGAGCGCAGGGCGTAGGCGTCCTGCTCCGCGCGGGTGACGCCGAACTTGGCGGCCAGCCGGTCGGCGCTCTCCCCCATGCTCTCGCCCGTCGAGAACTCCGCGATGGCGGGCGCCTGCGGCAGCAGGTCCTTGAGCTTCAGGCCCCTGAAGAACGCCGGCCAGTCCTTGAGGCCCTTGTAGCGGCGGCTGTCGAAGAAGCGCCGCCGCACCTCGCGCTTGAAGCCGACCGGCACGTCGCCGAGCATCTCGACCCCGCCCGCGATGACGACCTCCGCCTGGCCGGCCAGGACGGCAAGGGCGGCGTCTGCGACGGCGCGGTTGCTCGAGATGCAGGCGAGCGTCACGGTGTGCGCCGGCACGCCGTCCGGCACGCCCGCCGCGAGCGCCGCGTCGCGCGCCACGTTGCTCGTGGCGACGTTCTGCACCACCGTGCCCATGACGACCTGGTCGACCTCGCCGCCCGGCAGGTCGGCGCGCGCGAGCAGGCCGGCGAGCGCCATGCGGGCGAGGTCGTAAGCGATCAGCTCGCGGTAGTCGCTGCCAGCGCGGCTGAAGGGCACGCGCGCGGCGGCGGCGATGACGGACGCGCGCCCCGCTGCAGCCGGGCCGTTACTGTTCGGTGAGCCCATAGTGCCCGAAGTCTAACGTTGGGGGCGCCTACCCGCCGAACCCCTCCAACACGGCCGTGAGCGCCGCGTCCGGCTGGGGCCGCGCCCCTACGCGCTCCACGACCCAGGCCGAGACGCGGTTCGCCAGGCGCGCGGCCTCGGCGGCCGAGCCGCCCCCGCGCCAGGCGGCGAGGAACGCCCCGGCGAACGAGTCGCCCGCCCCCGTCGAGTCGACGAGCCTGGCCGGCGCGGCGGCGAAGTAGGCGCCCTCGCCCGCCCCGTGCACGTAGCAGCCGGACGCGTCCAGCTTCAGGACGACGAGCGCGCCGCCGTACAGCTCCGCGAGCCGCGCTCCGATGGCCTCGGGCTCACGCTCGCCGGACAAGACCTGGCCCTCCTCGAGGTTCGGGAAGACGGCATCGGCGCCGAGGTCGGTCGTGTAGCTCAGGAACCGATCGACGCCCAGCTGCGAGATCATCTGGAAAGACCCGGGATCGAACGATACGCGCGCGCCGGCCTCGCGCGCGACCGAAGCGGCTCGCCGCGCCGCGGAGCGCGGCGGGTCGCCGAAGAACGACCAGCCGTGCAGGTGCAGGTAAGCCGCCGAGCGCAGGGTCGCGAGCGGCAGCTCGGACGGCAGGAGGTAATGGTCGGCGCCCTTGCCCGAGACCATCGAGCGCTCGCCTTCCTGGTCGATCCACACGGCCACCGAGCCGGTCAGGTGTGCGTCGCTCCGCACCCAGTCGGCTGCGAGGCCCTCGGCGGCCAGCTCCTCGACGGCGAGCTGGCCGAACGAGTCGTTGCCGATCTTGCCGATGAAGCGCGTCGCTAAGCCGCAGCGCCGCGCCCACACGGCCGTGTTGGCCGCGCTCCCGCCCGGGGCGAGCTGCACCTCGCCGAACACGTCCCCGCCCGTCTGGAGCGGCGAGTTCGTACGGATGAGCACGTCCCAGGCGTAGTCGCCGACCACGACCAGGCCGGGTGCAAGGGGTGCCATCTGGGACTCCACGCCCGCCTAGAGGCGCTCGAGCTCGTCTTGCAGCTCGGTCGTCACGCGCGGGCCCGCGTCGGTCAGGTACACGTTGATCTCGCTGCGCACGCCGAAGCCCTGGAAGTAGGCGCCCGGCTCGACCGTCACCCCGATGCCGGGGCGCAGGGCGCGCGCGTCCGAGGTCTCGAAGTCGTCGAGGTGGACCGCCACGCCGTGCGGACCGTCCTTACCGAGGCTGTGCCCCGTGCGGTGGGTGAACGCGTCGCCGTAGCCGGCCTTCTCCAGCACTGCGCGAGCCGCCCGGTCGGCCTCGCCGCCGCTCGGCCACCGGCCCTCGGCGTACGCGGCACGCATGGCGGCGACGGCCGCGTCGCGCGCGCCCTTCACCGCTTCCCACACGCTCATGAGCTCGGAGGTCGGCTCGCCGTCGACACCCATCCAGGTCACGTCGGCGTAAGGCGCGCTCTTGGCGTCCACCTTCGCCCACAGGTCGATGAGCACGACGTCGCCGGGCGCGAGCGCCGCGTCCCTCACGCCCTCGATCGGGTGGTAGTGGGGGTCGCCCGCGTGCGCCCCGAAGCTCACGTTAGGGGTGGTCGCGGACACGAGCCCCAGGTCGGCGAAGCGCCGCATGATGACGGCCTGGACGGCGCACTCCCTGACCTCCTCGCCGCGCCGCGCCCGCTCGGCGAGGTAGGCGAAAGCGGCGTCCTTGGCAGCGGCGACCCCGGCGGCCGCCGTGAGGTGCTGCTCCAGCTGCTCTGGTGTCCAGACCTCGAGGACCTGCGCGACGTCGCCGGAGGACACGACCTCGACGCCGAACGACCTGATCCACTCGACGGTGCCGGCGTCGACCCGGCCGACGTACGGGTTGTCGCCGGCGGGGCTGTACTCCATGGCGACGCGGGAACGACCCTTCAGCATCGCCTCGAGCACGCCCCGCAGGCTCTCGCGGCTCGAGTAGCTGACGACGTTCACGCCGGGCGCCGGGCGCAGCGACTTGACCTCGATGGCGTGGACGGCGAGCGTCGGGAACCCCTCCCGCGGGACGAGCAGGAAGACGCGGCGGCTCGCAGTGTTGCCCTCCAGCAGCGGGCCGAGCACGGGGGCCGCCACCGGGTTGGAGCGGCGGAAGTCGTACACCAGCCAAGCGTCGAGGCCCTGCCTGCCCAGTTCGTCCTGCACGGTCGGTAACCAGTCCATGCGCGAATCATAGCCACCGCGCCGGCCCGGCCGCTCCGTCCGCGGCGAGCGGCGGATGAAGCGAGCGTAAGAGCGCCGTCACGTGAGGGGCAGTAGAATCGGTCCCATCGCCTCGGGAGAGCGCTCCCGCGGCCGCGCAGCGCGCCATGGCCGAGGGGCAACGTTACGGCGCCCAAGCACTCCGGAGGTTCAGGTGAGGCCCATCGACCGCGACTCGATCCAAGCCGAGCTGGATGACAGGCTCGGACAAGAGCTCTACTTGCACCTGGAGACGACCACCGGGTCGTACACGAAGCTCGGACCCGAGAAGAAGAACCCCGTGATCGCCTTCGTACGCAACGCGCGCATCTCGTACGCGCGCGGCACGGTGACCGGCACTGGTCCTTACCGCGTCGGCCTTAAGCTCGGCGAAGGCTGGGTGTACGCCGACGGGCTCACGGACTACGAGGTCAACGAGCGGGGCGAGCTCCTCCTCGCCGGTCTCGACTGCGAGGGGCAGCTCACGATGGCGTTGCAGCTCTCGCAGACGCCTTTCAGGGAAGGACAGACCGATGTTGAGTGAAGCGAAGGGCCGGCAGCCGGACGCGGCCCACGGCCGCACCGTGCCGTTCGACGCCGCGGGCGAGAGCGCCGTGCTGGCCGTCTTCCCGCATCCGGACGACGAGTCGTTCGCGGCCGGCGGCACGCTCGCGCTCTGCAACGAGGCCGGCGTCAGGACCGTGTACCTGTGCGGAACGTACGGCGACATGGGCAGGCGCATGGGGCGCCCCGCCTTCACGAACCGCGAGGCGCTGCGCGACGTGCGCACGGTCGAGCTGAGCTCGGCGTGCGCCGTCCTCGGCTGCGAGCTGGGCTTCATGGGCCTGCGCGACAAGTGCATCGAGTTCGAGGACCCGGCGGAAGTGGCGGCCCAGGTGCGGCGCGTCATCGACGAGATCCGCCCCTCGACGGTCATCACCTACTACCCGGGCCACGGCGTCCACTCTGACCACGACGCGCTGGGCCACGCGACCGTCCTCGCGGTGCGCGCCTTGCCGGCCGGGCTCAGGCCGCGCGTCCTGGCGGTCGCCGTCGGCGACCCCAACGTCTTGCGCGAGGAGTTGGGCGAGCCGCACGTGCGGGCCGACATCCGCGGCGTCAAGGACCGCAAGCTCGACGCCCTGCGCGCGCACCGCTCGCAGACGGAGTCGATGTTCGCCCACATGAACGAGGACGCCCGCGAGGACGGCCAGACGAGCACCTTCTCGGAGCGCCTGACCGTGCGCGAGGAGTTCTACGTGCTGGACGCCGACGCGCCCACCCTGGTGGAGCGGGCGCGGGGCTGACGGGCCCGGCGGGGCCGGTTAGCGGGTTCCGGCGTTCAGAACGGCTCGTTCGGGTAAGGCGTCCCGCCTGCGGCGGCATCGCCGTCACCCCCGGCTCGTGCGCCGGCCTCGCTCGTGGTGAGGCTGGTCGTTGCCTGCGGCGAGTCCGGCCGTGCCACTGCCCCGGGCCGAGCCGTGCCAACGACCGGCGGCGTGACGCTCGTGCCGGCCTGGTCACCGCTCGCCTGCCCGTCCGTCCGGCGTCCGAGGCCGGAGCGCAGCGTGCGCTCGACGTCACCGAGCGCCCCCGTGCGGTACAGGAGCACCAGCCCGGCCACGATGAGGAGCAGAGGCACCAGCCAACCGGCTCCGCCTGAGAACGACAGGACTGCTAGCACCGCGAGCGCTACGGCCGGGTAGATCGCCCAGGCTTGTGCATGCTGGCGCAAGCGAGTCAGTGCGAAGAAGGTGGCCGCCATCCCGAGGAGGAAGAGCGAACCGCCGAAGAAGCCCTGCGCGGGGCCGAGGGCGGCCTCGAGCGCCACGGAGCCGAGGGCGCCGGCGGGGATGATGGCCCACCAGCGACTGGGGTCGCGGCGCCACGCGAACGCGAACGCCAGACCGATCGCAGCGAGGAACAGCGGACCACCGGTGCGGCCGGGGAGCAGGCTGACCACCGCCAGGGCGGCCAGCGGCACCGCCAGGATGCGCATGAAGCTCTTCTCGGTACGCTGCCCCTCCATGTAGGCGAGGTAGGCGAGGACGCCGAACACGCCCGCCCACAGGAACTTGCCCAGCCACCCGAACAGCCCGCTGCCGCCTATCAGGAACAGCACGCCGACGACGATGAGGGCCAGGCCAGGGATGTAGTTGCCGTTGGGACGGCTGCCGCGGTTGTCGTACGCCATCTTCGCTCCTCCAGTCCGGACCGCGTGTGACCACCGCGCTCCGATCCCCTCGAATGTAGGCGCGAGAGGGGCGCGGGCGCGTCGGCGGTAGGGCGCGGAAGGGCTAGACACTTGGGAGCCGTGCGGCTCATCCGAAAGGTTGAGGCGGCGCGACCGCGGTCCGGTTAGCCTGGTCACGGAAGGTGTGCGACATGCCGAACGCCAACGCCCA
This window harbors:
- a CDS encoding thiolase family protein, with the translated sequence MGSPNSNGPAAAGRASVIAAAARVPFSRAGSDYRELIAYDLARMALAGLLARADLPGGEVDQVVMGTVVQNVATSNVARDAALAAGVPDGVPAHTVTLACISSNRAVADAALAVLAGQAEVVIAGGVEMLGDVPVGFKREVRRRFFDSRRYKGLKDWPAFFRGLKLKDLLPQAPAIAEFSTGESMGESADRLAAKFGVTRAEQDAYALRSHQGAAAHRERLAEEIVPVAVPPKGQVVAVDNGVREDTSLERLAKLPPAFVKPFGTVTAGNASPLTDGAAAVLVMAEERAVAEGRTNLARVRDFVFVAQDPKDELLLGPAYAIPRLLARNGLAWSDIDVVELHEAFAGQVLAVLRALESAAFGRERLGLAGAFTTEVDMDKVNPWGGSVSLGHPFGATGARLVGTAAHRLNVEGGRFALVAACAAGGQGHALLLERVGS
- a CDS encoding 3-hydroxyacyl-CoA dehydrogenase NAD-binding domain-containing protein gives rise to the protein MRPSDAASSGLRVERRGDVALLVVDQPARPVNLLDTALLGALSQAVEELVADPGVIGAVLCSSRPGSFLAGADVSAFLDYASPAEVEAAIRQGNSLLDRIEGCGKPLVAAIDGACLGGGTELVMAMRYRLAGTGSGTRIGLPEVQLGLLPGLGGCVRLPERVGLAQAADMILSGRNLFPRQALRAGLVDALVHPEGLLAAAVAAAQGLASGKLKPRAVKRSVVWWALETRPGRELVLRQARSRALERTHGNYPAVDEILRSLTAVARGGRQAGFAESAAGFARLLFTSEARALIHLFFAQTAAKKNPFRGEALPVETVAVLGAGLMGSGIAEVSAAGGLRVLLKDRDPELALKGKASVYRGLSARVGNGRTAFERDQLVERVVPIDDYSKVSGARLTIEAVLEEPSLKRKVLSEVERATAGERHVFASNTSAIRIAEIAEGAVHPEAVIGMHYFSPVPKMPLLEIVVADRTADWATATAFYVGARQGKTTIVVNDGPGFYTTRVLSVYIAEAMRALDEGSDPHALEAAMVGYGFPLGPLALLDDVGIDVGAKIEKVLEPLMSLRGLARSRASAELVAAGYLGRKVGKGFYRYEGSRRAKELDAEALRIAGFRGGDRRGAEGATRSGADGAGAELAQRLALAFVREAVLCLEEGVLRSARDGDVGAVFGLGFPPFRGGPFFLIDREGAASVVARLSALAQRHGERFAPPRSLVELAESGGRFHGGA
- a CDS encoding M24 family metallopeptidase, with the translated sequence MDWLPTVQDELGRQGLDAWLVYDFRRSNPVAAPVLGPLLEGNTASRRVFLLVPREGFPTLAVHAIEVKSLRPAPGVNVVSYSSRESLRGVLEAMLKGRSRVAMEYSPAGDNPYVGRVDAGTVEWIRSFGVEVVSSGDVAQVLEVWTPEQLEQHLTAAAGVAAAKDAAFAYLAERARRGEEVRECAVQAVIMRRFADLGLVSATTPNVSFGAHAGDPHYHPIEGVRDAALAPGDVVLIDLWAKVDAKSAPYADVTWMGVDGEPTSELMSVWEAVKGARDAAVAAMRAAYAEGRWPSGGEADRAARAVLEKAGYGDAFTHRTGHSLGKDGPHGVAVHLDDFETSDARALRPGIGVTVEPGAYFQGFGVRSEINVYLTDAGPRVTTELQDELERL
- a CDS encoding NAD-binding protein, translating into MKARVAKLFENPFLRRVGWHLRRLSDQMEAGFFRSLLIGLVVILLFISLIVWAFETDHTLAVFGASFYWAATTVLGQGDASFASGPVGWVMGWLLGLFGVAIVATITGALVGFMIDFLLKEGQGMGASGYRGHIVVCGWNATARNLIEELKEDEYGGRVVLVYDSEKSPAGDGIYFVRGSDTSEADLKRAGIEHARSAIVCPSDGTDEADMHSILVVLAIESVAPEVRTVVEVNNPKHTQHFRRAHVDEFLVTSVLSSHLLARSAMYPGLSELVTDIVSGGEGSELYRVELPDDCVDKPIDEVSAWLRRTHAATLLAVAREGVTHTNPAADFKLAAGDDLVVLAESLGKLTPYERAAAPA
- a CDS encoding YojF family protein; amino-acid sequence: MRPIDRDSIQAELDDRLGQELYLHLETTTGSYTKLGPEKKNPVIAFVRNARISYARGTVTGTGPYRVGLKLGEGWVYADGLTDYEVNERGELLLAGLDCEGQLTMALQLSQTPFREGQTDVE
- the bshB2 gene encoding bacillithiol biosynthesis deacetylase BshB2 codes for the protein MLSEAKGRQPDAAHGRTVPFDAAGESAVLAVFPHPDDESFAAGGTLALCNEAGVRTVYLCGTYGDMGRRMGRPAFTNREALRDVRTVELSSACAVLGCELGFMGLRDKCIEFEDPAEVAAQVRRVIDEIRPSTVITYYPGHGVHSDHDALGHATVLAVRALPAGLRPRVLAVAVGDPNVLREELGEPHVRADIRGVKDRKLDALRAHRSQTESMFAHMNEDAREDGQTSTFSERLTVREEFYVLDADAPTLVERARG
- a CDS encoding sugar kinase, producing MAPLAPGLVVVGDYAWDVLIRTNSPLQTGGDVFGEVQLAPGGSAANTAVWARRCGLATRFIGKIGNDSFGQLAVEELAAEGLAADWVRSDAHLTGSVAVWIDQEGERSMVSGKGADHYLLPSELPLATLRSAAYLHLHGWSFFGDPPRSAARRAASVAREAGARVSFDPGSFQMISQLGVDRFLSYTTDLGADAVFPNLEEGQVLSGEREPEAIGARLAELYGGALVVLKLDASGCYVHGAGEGAYFAAAPARLVDSTGAGDSFAGAFLAAWRGGGSAAEAARLANRVSAWVVERVGARPQPDAALTAVLEGFGG